One region of Seriola aureovittata isolate HTS-2021-v1 ecotype China chromosome 15, ASM2101889v1, whole genome shotgun sequence genomic DNA includes:
- the ca4a gene encoding LOW QUALITY PROTEIN: carbonic anhydrase 4a (The sequence of the model RefSeq protein was modified relative to this genomic sequence to represent the inferred CDS: inserted 1 base in 1 codon) — protein sequence MRPHWEKTSHCVVAFTXLRQRRSKMQQLILPVLLTSFWTACTGAGDWCYQTQFTCDHQCNTPEKWNHANNACAGKSQSPINVVTRKALKDERLTPFQFTNYQQIFKGTIKNNGHSVQVGVPHVSTISGGGLPTTYKAVQFHLHWGTNGGPGSEHTIDGEQYPMELHIVHMKQDYTDLTTALSDPEGVAVLGFFYERSNSGNRKYEPIINALQKIKATNANTSFSEVSLTQLIPSEQNLTSFYRYKGSLTTPGCTEAVIWTLFENPIPLSMEQLKAFSDLKFHDGKPMVGTFRPVQPLNGRQVFRSGSALILASSALLAAAMAAALGLSQPN from the exons ATGCGACCACATTGGGAAAAAACAAGTCATTGTGTTGTTGCCTTCA CACTGAGACAGAGACGATCCAAGATGCAGCAGCTCATCCTGCCCGTTCTCCTCACATCCTTCTGGACCGCGTGCACAGGAGCAGGGg attgGTGCTATCAGACCCAGTTTACCTGTGATCATCAGTGCAACA CACCAGAGAAGTGGAACCACGCCAACAACGCCTGTGCAGGAAAATCCCAGTCGCCCATCAACGTCGTCACCAGGAAGGCTTTGAAAGATGAGCGTCTGACGCCTTTCCAGTTCACAAACTACCAGCAGATCTTTAAAGGCACAATCAAGAACAACGGACACTCTG TTCAGGTAGGAGTTCCTCATGTCAGCACCATCTCAGGTGGAGGCCTGCCGACCACCTACAAGGCCGTTCAGTTCCACCTCCACTGGGGCACTAATGGAGGGCCTGGCTCCGAACATACCATCGATGGAGAGCAGTATCCCATGGAG CTGCACATTGTTCACATGAAGCAGGATTACACTGATCTGACAACAGCACTATCAGACCCAGAAGGAGTTGCAGTCCTTGGGTTTTTCTATGAG AGATCCAACAGTGGAAACCGAAAGTACGAGCCCATCATCAACGCTCTGCAAAAAATCAAGGCTACAA atgcCAACACGTCTTTTTCTGAAGTCTCCCTGACACAGCTGATCCCGTCTGAGCAGAATCTGACCTCCTTCTACCGCTACAAGGGCTCTCTGACCACCCCCGGCTGCACCGAGGCTGTGATCTGGACTTTGTTTGAGAATCCCATCCCTCTGAGCATGGAACAG CTGAAGGCGTTTTCCGACCTCAAGTTCCACGATGGAAAGCCGATGGTGGGCACTTTCAGGCCGGTCCAGCCCCTGAACGGCCGGCAAGTGTTCCGGTCGGGAAGTGCGTTGATCCTGGCCAGCTCCGCCCTCCTTGCTGCAGCCATGGCCGCGGCGTTGGGACTGTCCCAACCCAACTAG